In Thermodesulfobacteriota bacterium, the genomic window GGAAAAGCTTATAAGGGCCGCGAGCGCCGCCGAGAAAAACACCGTGTGCGCGTCGTGCCTTCCCTTTACGGAGATGAAGACGGCGCCGAGGACCGGGATGCCGAGCGGGAGCGCGTATTGGAGGGCGAACCGGGCCGAGGCTATGAGGGCCGGCATGGTCTCAAGGGGCGGGTACTTTATTATGCCGAAGATAATGGCCGCGATACCGGCGTTGCCGACCAGGATGAAAGGTGTGAGGACTAATATGAGGAGCTTCCCGGTGGACATCCTCTCCCCCCTTCTCCCCGGCGATATGGATATGGACGCGGGGGTCTCCGGCAGGTCACCGACGAGCTCGGGCAGGTTCTCGACTATATCCTTTATCATCTCGGGGCTGACGTCGGAGGGCCCTACGCCCTCCATTAGCACCTCTATCGAGTCGTTGGAGAATGTGATGCTCTTTACCGGGTGGGAGAATATCGCCTTTATGGGCGCGCGCCGCCTGTCGTCCATGAGGTAGGGGCCGGCGAAGGCGCGGTTTTCCGTGGCCACGTAGAACTTCTCGTCGAACTGCCTCTCGCCGGTCTGCACCTCCTCGGCGAGCCCGATACTCTTCCCGAACCTGTCGAAGCCACCCTCCCTCCTTATCTTTAGTGGGTGGGGGAACGAGCACTCGATGCGCACCTTGAAGTATGAGGGGGTGTTTTTCGAGCCTTGCGAGTATTCGCACTCGTAGGGGAGTTCCCCGCCTGTTCCGGACCGGACGGTCCCCGTGATGCGGTTGCCTTCCGCCTTTGCCTCGAGCGCGGAGGCGATCTCCTCCATGCTTCCGCCCGCCCCGCCCCGCCCCCCGGCCCCGCCGGCCTTCTGCCTTTGCCGGACCTTGTAGATGACAAAGCCGGTGACCATCATGTTGACGAGGACGAAGACCGCGATGAGTATATAGATGGTTGTGTCGGACATCTCAGGCATGTCGGGCACCTTTAGTTGCTGTTTCGGCGTTATTGTTCAGGCGTTGCTACTTCGGGCCGAAGACCCGGAACCCCTCCCTCTTCCACCTGAAGTAGTCCTTTAGTATCTCGGCGTGGTCGAAGGCGAGTGGTGCGGGGAGGGTGTCTTCCGTAAAGACCCCGACCGCCCTGGCGTCGTCCCTCGCTACGGGCTCGGCGCCGGGTGGGGCCTCGGCCACGAATACGACCGATACGGTATGGAAGCGCGGGTCGCGTCCGGGGTCGGAGTAGGCGTGCATCTGGCAGACGAGCCGTACGGAAAGCGAGGTCTCCTCGATCGCCTCCCTCCGGGCGGCGTCTTCGAGCGATTCACCGGCGTCCACGAACCCCCCGGGGATGGCCCAGCCGTATGGCGGGTTTTTTCGTTCGATGAGCACTATGCCGTTGCTCGGCGTCACGGCGCTCGGCATCATGCCGCTCGGCATCATGCCGTTCGGCATCATGCCGCCGGGGGCGAGCTCGATTATGATGTCCACCGTGGGGAGCGGGTTTTTGTGTTTTTCCGTCATGGTTGCTCAGACCTATAATACCCCCGCCCGCCTCTAGCGGGCGGGGGAGGGCGGGAATACCCCCGCCCGCGTTTTGCTACTTGGCGGGCGGGGGAGGGAGGGAGGGCTTGAAACCCCCTTGAGTACTGCCCTGCGTTCAATCTATCCGAACCGTTTTCCGCGCGCGATACAAAACGATAGTTTCAAATAAGGTCGGACGTTTTTAAAATCCGAAAAAATTCGAAAAACCCCAAAAATTCGAAAGAAATTCCTTGACAAGCTCCGGTTCGGCTGATATAGGATAGGGGCTTTTGGGCTGAGTTTGCCCCGCGTTATCTGGTGAAGTGAAACACCAGGATCGCGGTTATAACGATAAGGTTTACCACGGCGCCCACGATTATGACGTAATCCACGGGTTGCGGTTTCCACTTCTTCATAGTAACGGAGGGTAATACACCTCCGGGCGGTTTGTCAATAGTAGCCACAGTATCCGCTAGTATCCATCGGTCGGCAACGCGGGTAAATAAGGTTGCCGGCCCTAACTTAAGCAGCAAGCCCTTAGAGGACAGCATGGCAGAGCAGTCAAGCAAGGTCGGACCGGCGATTTTTGCAACCACGTTGGTTGTTATACTGTGGTTTTTCTACTGGTTCCTGGGGCACCAATAATTTTGGGGGTACGTCAATGAAGACTTTCGTGGCATTTCTCGCTGCCTTTGTTGTCTGCGCGGGGGTATTCCTGTTGCTTGACTATGCGCTCTTCAATCTTCAGGGGATACCGCTCACGTATACCGGCGGAGCGGCTGCGCCCGCTGCGGGCCATTAGATACGGAAGTATGATGCTTTTTCGCAACTTACCCGGGAGTAAAAAATGAGCTTGTCCGCTCCGGATAGTCTTTCCAGTTTTTCCAGAAAGAGGAAGGCAGTTGTCTTTCTCATCCTTTTTGCCTTCATAGGCATTTCAGTCTCGCTTTTCCCGTTCGACCTGATAGGCGGTTCGCCGGACGTGTTCGCCTCGGAAGCCGGCGGCGAAGAAGCGGCCGTGGAGACGGAGGCCGCTGAAGGTGCGGAGGCCGCGGAAGCCGCTGAAGAAGGAACTCCGGTATACCAGCCCGCGCCCAAGCTCACCGAAGCGGACTACCCCCAGATAAGCTGGATCAACGGCAGGATGCTCGCCTGGTTTGCCGCCCAGCTCCATCTATGGTTTGCCGCGTTCGTGCTCGCCGTACCCATTTTCGTCTTTATAATAGAAGCCATCGGCATGGCCACGAAGGACGAGCGCTATGACAAGATGGCCTATGAGTTCATAAAGGTAAGCATCACCGCATACTCTGTGACGGCCGTCTTCGGCGGCCTGCTCACCATGACGCTTATCGTCTTCTATCCGGACTTCATGAAGTACATGAGTAGTATTTTCGGCTCCACCATGATAGCGTACGCGCTCATCTTCTTCGCCGAAAGCGCGTCGCTCTACCTCTACTACTACGGCTGGAACGCCATGAAGTACGGGACCTGGAAGTGGGTCCACCTGAGCATCGGGCTCGTCCTGAACGCGGTGGGAACGACGCTCATGTTCCTCGCCAACGCGTGGGTCACCTTCATGATGAGCCCGCACGGGGTCGACGTCGCCGGGGTCTTCGACGGCAACGTTTGGCACGCCATACACAACCACCTCTGGAACCCGATAAACCTCCACAGGTTCGTCGCGAACATAGCCTACGGCGGCTCGGTCGTCGGCGCATACGCGGCCTACATGTTCTTGAGCGCGGATACCAAGGAGGGCAAGGCGCACTACGACTGGATGGGCTATACGGCGAACTTCATAGCCATAGCCGCGCTCCTGCCGCTCCCGTTCGCGGGCTACTGGCTTATAGCCGAGGTATACGCCTACAGCCAGCAGATGGGTATTACCGCCATGGGCGGCGTCTTCGCGTGGCTCTTCATATTACAGGCGGTCCTGATCGGCGCTCTCTTCCTTTCGGCGAACTACTATCTATGGTGCGGCATGGGCAGGAGCCCGGGGGCCGTACGCTACACCAAGTACATCAAGTACATAGGCTTCGTTATAGTCACCTGCTTCCTCGTATGGTTTACGCCGCACACCCTGATACTCGAGAACTGGGAGCTTGAGGCGCTCGGCGGACAGTACCACCCGTTCCTCGGGCCGCTCGGCATCATGCCGGCGAAGAATACGGCGGTCAACATCATGCTTATGTCCACGTTCCTGAGCTTCCTCCTGTACCGCCGGGCCAATAAGATACCGACCGTCTCGTGGGCGGCCTACGGGAACGCCGCCCAGGTGGCGATATTCGTCGCCGCCACGGTGAACATAGCGGTGCTCGGCATATACTACGGCTACTTCACCAACACCGTCTACAAGGTCGCATCAAGCGTGCCCCAGGTGGCCTCCACCCTGCTGGTGATAGCGTCCTGCATGGTAATAGACGTTCTTATGTACAGGGGGGCAAAGGACGTGGGACCGTTTGAGTGGGGCAAGATGCCCGCGAGAAGCCAGTACGCGCTCTTTATGCTGGCGGTCTCCTTCACGTGGCTCATGGGGCTTATGGGCTTTATAAGGTCCGCCTTGAGGCAGCACTGGCACGTGTACACCGTCATGCGCGACAGCTCTCCGGACGCCTTTACCCCGAGCATAGCCTATGCGGCCAAGACCGTGAGCGTGGCTACCATAGTATTCATGGCCATAATCATCTTCATCTTCTGGCTCAGCCAACTGGGTGCCAGGAAACAGGCGCCACAATAAAGGGGGCTCCGTAGATGACTTTTTTAAAAATGATACTTTTCAGCCTGGCGATCCTGGTCTTCTACGCGGGCTTTGCCGTGGTCTACATCCCCTCCATCCAGCCGGCCCCTCCGCCAAAGGAAGAGGTGCTGGACCTGGGGCAGATGAGCATGGGCGACTTCATTGCCCTCGGCGACAAGATATTTAACGGCAAGGGGACCTGTACGCTCTGCCATAACCCGGTGGGCGGCAGGGCTCCCCTGCTTGACTCGGTGGCCGACGTGGCCGACGAAAGGATTAAAGACCCGGGATACAAGGGCGAGGCCAAGGACGCGGCGGGGTACATCTACGAGTCCATGGTCAAGCCGTCGGCCTATGTGGTCGCAGGTTTCGGCGTTATGGGCACGGACCCTCCCAAGAGCCCCATGCCCGACGTATCAACGGGCGCGGTGGGTTTGAAAGAGGCCGAGCTCATGGCCGTTATCGCCTACCTCCAGGATAACGCGGGCGTTGAAGTAACCGTTGAGATACCCGCCGCAGAGGAGGCCGGAGGCGAGGAGGCCGCGGCGCCCCCGCCGCCTGCAACGACCGTGGAAGAGGCCGTGGCAAAGTACGGCTGCGGCGCGTGCCATAAGATAGCCGGACAGGTGGGAGCCATAGGGCCCGACCTGACGAAGATAGGGGCTACCAAGGATACCGACTATATCAGGAGGGGCATAATCGACCCGAACGCCGACGTGGCCGAGGGCTTCCCTCCCGGCATGATGCCTCCGACCTTTAAAGACACTATGACCGCGGGCGAGGTGGAGATGCTCGTGGACTACATGGCCAACTCCAAATAAGCGGTATTCCATAGAGAGAGGCTTTTATTTTATGAAGATACCCAAGCTGCTACAGTTCGTCATAGCCACCCTTGTCGCCTACTTCATATTCCAGGCGCCATACCTGTTCCTGGGCAAGCCCATACCGGCGAGCCTCATCATCATGTACATGTTCTTCTCCGTGGTGATGATACTGATGGTGCTGACCTCCAGCGAGGAGAGCACGCAGGAGCTGGTCGGGCCCATAAAGGCGCTTGTAGAGGACCCGAGCAAGGCGCTTGTGAGGAACGTGGTCTTCGTTATTGTGCCGGTTATAGCGGCAATAATAACCTATAACCAGGTAAAGCCCAGCTTAGAGTCGCCGGTGGAACTGCGTTCCACCCACCCGGCCCCGCCCTCCAAGTTGAAGGTGTACGGCAAGAGCTATGACATGATGACGCTTGAAAACCCCTACCGCAAGCTCGAGAAGGAAGACCCCGAGAAGTTCAGGGAGTTTGTGAAGGAGGGCGGCGAGGTATACTTCCAGAACTGCTTCTACTGCCACGGCGACAAGCTCTACGGAAGGGGGCACTACGGCCAGGGCTTCGACCCGAGGCCGCTCCCGTTCCAGGGCAAGGACACCATAGCCCAGCTCCAGGAGTCCTTCGTATTCTGGAGGATAACGACCGGCGGCCCGGGGCTCCCAAAGGAGGCCACCCCCTGGAAGTCGGCCATGCCCGTATGGGAGGACTTCCTTACCGAGGATGAGGTGTGGAAAGTCATCCTCTTTATCTACGACTATACGGAGAACATACCCAGATCCTGGGAATAGGGCTGGGAATAGGGTAAGAGGATTATCGTCAACTCAATAAAAGAGGACGTCATTTTATGAAAAAGATCTTTATAACTATATTCCTGTTGATGCTCGTGCCCGTATACGCCGGTGCCGCGGGGAATGCGGACAACGGCCGGAAGGTATACGATAAGAGGTGCTGGTGGTGCCACGGGGAGGACGGCGCGGGCGAGGGCCCGGCGGCCGAGTACCTCGTGCCGCCGCCCAGGGACTTCACCTCGGTTATGTTCAAGTTCAAGACCACTCCCTTTGACGAGGTCATGCCGAGCGACGACGACCTCTTCGGCATGGTCAAGGGCAAGGGCGACGATAAGGGCGGTACCGTCCATAACTCGATTCGCAACTGGCGTGGCATGAACGACTCGTCGATGCCCGGCTGGGACGATATGCTCAGCGACGAGGAGATATGGGACGTGATCGCGTACATAAAGGGCCTTGCGGAGCTGGAGCCGCCGGAGCTGGGGCAGCTGGACTTCTCCTCCCAGGTGGCGTCCTCCGAGGATAGTATCGCCAAGGGCAAGGAGATTTTCAAGGACAACTGCACCGAGTGCCACGGCCAGCTCGGGAAGGGAGACGGCACAAAAAAACTCAAGGACGACGCGGGCTACCGCACCTGGCCCAGGAACTTCACCAAGGCCTGGTCCTTCAGGGTCAATAACGACCCCAGGAACATCTACGCCCGCGCCTCGATAGGCATCCCCGGCACCCAGATGCCGAGCTTCGCCGACCCGGAGAGCAAGAAGAAGCTCAGCGACGAGGAGAGGTGGCACGTGGCCAACTACGTGGCCTCCCTTGATGAGCCCTACAAGAAGCCAGGCAACAATACCGTTATAAAGGCCGTGCGCGTGGAAGGGGACGTCCCCGAGACGTCGGACAACGAGGCGTGGGCCGGGGCCGCGTTTACCAGCTTCTACATGGTCCCCCAGATAATCGCCGAGGAGCGGCTCTTCACGCCTTCCATAAACTCCGTCTCTGTAAAAGCGGTATATAACGACAACGACATAGCGTTGCTGATCGAGTGGGACGACAGGACAAAGAGCCTTCCGGGTGACGAGAAGGCGAAGGAGATAGCGGACGGAGACCCGCTGAAGGACGCCTTCGCGGTGCAGCTGCCCGTTACCCTCGCCCCCGCGGGCGAGACCGAAAAGCCTTACTTCGGCATGGGGAGCGCCTCCAAGCCCGTAAATATCTGGCACTGGATAGGCGAGTCTACGACGGACCCCCAGGCACTCCATCTGCTCGAAGGGAAGGGTTTTAAGGATTTTGCGCCGAGGGACGCCGAACCTTCCGGCTTGAAGGCCCAGGGTGTCTACGACAACGGCACGTGGCGCGTGGTCATGAAGCGGAAGCTTAAGACCGGCGTCGAGCAGGACCTGCAGTTCGAGGAGGGTAAGTTCATCCCCATCTCCTTTGCCGCATGGGACGGGAGCAACTTCGACGAGGGCTCCAAGCACGTCATGACCGCATGGTACTGGCTCCTGATGGAGCCCAAGACCGGG contains:
- a CDS encoding NUDIX hydrolase, encoding MTEKHKNPLPTVDIIIELAPGGMMPNGMMPSGMMPSAVTPSNGIVLIERKNPPYGWAIPGGFVDAGESLEDAARREAIEETSLSVRLVCQMHAYSDPGRDPRFHTVSVVFVAEAPPGAEPVARDDARAVGVFTEDTLPAPLAFDHAEILKDYFRWKREGFRVFGPK
- a CDS encoding cytochrome ubiquinol oxidase subunit I; the protein is MSLSAPDSLSSFSRKRKAVVFLILFAFIGISVSLFPFDLIGGSPDVFASEAGGEEAAVETEAAEGAEAAEAAEEGTPVYQPAPKLTEADYPQISWINGRMLAWFAAQLHLWFAAFVLAVPIFVFIIEAIGMATKDERYDKMAYEFIKVSITAYSVTAVFGGLLTMTLIVFYPDFMKYMSSIFGSTMIAYALIFFAESASLYLYYYGWNAMKYGTWKWVHLSIGLVLNAVGTTLMFLANAWVTFMMSPHGVDVAGVFDGNVWHAIHNHLWNPINLHRFVANIAYGGSVVGAYAAYMFLSADTKEGKAHYDWMGYTANFIAIAALLPLPFAGYWLIAEVYAYSQQMGITAMGGVFAWLFILQAVLIGALFLSANYYLWCGMGRSPGAVRYTKYIKYIGFVIVTCFLVWFTPHTLILENWELEALGGQYHPFLGPLGIMPAKNTAVNIMLMSTFLSFLLYRRANKIPTVSWAAYGNAAQVAIFVAATVNIAVLGIYYGYFTNTVYKVASSVPQVASTLLVIASCMVIDVLMYRGAKDVGPFEWGKMPARSQYALFMLAVSFTWLMGLMGFIRSALRQHWHVYTVMRDSSPDAFTPSIAYAAKTVSVATIVFMAIIIFIFWLSQLGARKQAPQ
- a CDS encoding c-type cytochrome — translated: MTFLKMILFSLAILVFYAGFAVVYIPSIQPAPPPKEEVLDLGQMSMGDFIALGDKIFNGKGTCTLCHNPVGGRAPLLDSVADVADERIKDPGYKGEAKDAAGYIYESMVKPSAYVVAGFGVMGTDPPKSPMPDVSTGAVGLKEAELMAVIAYLQDNAGVEVTVEIPAAEEAGGEEAAAPPPPATTVEEAVAKYGCGACHKIAGQVGAIGPDLTKIGATKDTDYIRRGIIDPNADVAEGFPPGMMPPTFKDTMTAGEVEMLVDYMANSK
- a CDS encoding cytochrome c codes for the protein MKIPKLLQFVIATLVAYFIFQAPYLFLGKPIPASLIIMYMFFSVVMILMVLTSSEESTQELVGPIKALVEDPSKALVRNVVFVIVPVIAAIITYNQVKPSLESPVELRSTHPAPPSKLKVYGKSYDMMTLENPYRKLEKEDPEKFREFVKEGGEVYFQNCFYCHGDKLYGRGHYGQGFDPRPLPFQGKDTIAQLQESFVFWRITTGGPGLPKEATPWKSAMPVWEDFLTEDEVWKVILFIYDYTENIPRSWE
- a CDS encoding c-type cytochrome; translated protein: MKKIFITIFLLMLVPVYAGAAGNADNGRKVYDKRCWWCHGEDGAGEGPAAEYLVPPPRDFTSVMFKFKTTPFDEVMPSDDDLFGMVKGKGDDKGGTVHNSIRNWRGMNDSSMPGWDDMLSDEEIWDVIAYIKGLAELEPPELGQLDFSSQVASSEDSIAKGKEIFKDNCTECHGQLGKGDGTKKLKDDAGYRTWPRNFTKAWSFRVNNDPRNIYARASIGIPGTQMPSFADPESKKKLSDEERWHVANYVASLDEPYKKPGNNTVIKAVRVEGDVPETSDNEAWAGAAFTSFYMVPQIIAEERLFTPSINSVSVKAVYNDNDIALLIEWDDRTKSLPGDEKAKEIADGDPLKDAFAVQLPVTLAPAGETEKPYFGMGSASKPVNIWHWIGESTTDPQALHLLEGKGFKDFAPRDAEPSGLKAQGVYDNGTWRVVMKRKLKTGVEQDLQFEEGKFIPISFAAWDGSNFDEGSKHVMTAWYWLLMEPKTGSGVVVWPLAIALLVFGGELLWLRSARKR